caacgTTTTAAACACGAAATGTTTCTTATTTTCTGATGTATTGTTTGTAATTGTTGATCTTTagatacgttatatatatatatatatatatatatatatatatatatatatatatatatatatatatatatatatatatatatatatatattattaattctttttcaaaaaaaaaaaaacaaaaaaacaaaaaaataaataaataaataaataaataaaatgtttaaGCTTAAAATGGTATGTGGCCATAATTGGTGCTTCAGGTCTTCAACTCAACATGTCTCTCTTACTCCATTACCCATTTCTCTTCAATAGAGTTTCATCTCTCCACAACTACAAAACACCTTCAATAACCTTTTCACAAACACAAATTTCAAAACTTTTTAAAAACCCGCATACAAATTACTGGGCCCCAAAGTGTACTGCAGTGGCCTCACCTGAGATCAGTAAAGATGATGTCTTTGTTGGTGAAGAGAAAGGGAGAGTTGAGGTGGTGGATTATGATTGGACAGAAGAATGGTACCCACTTTATCTAGCTAAACAAATACCTGAAGATGCACCTTTAGGTTTAACAGTTTTTGATAAACAAGTAGTCCTGTTTCGTGATGGTAAAGGGGACCTTCATTGTTACCAAGATAGATGCCCTCATAGGTAATTTTGTTTATTCAATTAAACTTCATTTTTTTATTTCATGATCTAACTTGTCTATAGCTGATCATATGATTTTCGAACACCCCATGTCTAAAACGGATAGGGTTGTATCTTTTCAGGAGAAAAAGGGGAACGTAGTTATCATCGTTTTCGACCCTTTTATCTCAAGTAAATTGATTTGatttgaatataaatataaataatgttataaTCCATCTGTTACTCATTTTAAACTTGCCATAGACTAGAACAATTGCAAATGGTAGTATGACAACTTCACATTAAGCATTACTATGATTAATTATCGAATTTTAGAATATTATTTGACATAATTACTTTCGAAATGTACATCTTGCTAAGACAGTTTGCACCGAATTGCTCTTCTCGATATGGAGTTGATAAGAGTTAAAAGGTCCAAACTTTACAAAATGGTCATTGACCTAATGGTATCGAGGTGTCTTTTATTGGTGAAGTGAATATGTATATATTCGTGGAAAATTCATTTCGGGGTGTttggagtgagaatcgaacctgGGTTGGCAGCACCTCAAGttggagtgagaatcgaacctgGATTGGCAGTACCCCAAGTTGGATTCCACCCTCATACCACTCAAGTCAAGCTTCGGTTGTATTTATGTGTTGTTCTAttcaagattttttttttgttttttattttttgttgGAAAGACAGATACTCACACTACCCTCACCACTGAACATAGAAACTTTTGTCTATCTAAGGATGTGAACCCTCAACCTCATCGTTGAAAGGGTAGCACAATATCGCTAGGTCAGTGGCCCTTTGGTATTCAAGATTCTATTTACAATCTCGAGTATCCATAATTTCAAAATCACTTTAAATCATTATCTTAGAATTTGCATGCTAACTATATGATTTTGCAAGCATTTTATTGTTCAATAACGAATACTACTGATTCAGACTAGCAAAGCTTTCTGAGGGCCAGTTGGTTGATGGAAGACTAGAATGTTTGTACCATGGTTGGCAGTTTGAAGGTGCCGGCAAATGCGTCAAGATTCCTCAGGTTCGTGTTCTAATTCGTAACTAACCTTTGACTTTCATCAGTCATCACCATTTATCAAATGTGGTTGGGCAAAGTGGCAATTCTAGGACAAATATATAAAGGGGTCCTTCATATTTTTAGTAGTGCTTTGATTTTTTTCGAAAGAATTACTATTTACTTCCAAAATACCATTAATTTTAAACATGTGGATCCATTTAAATTTAGCGGTGTTTTATACAATTTgaataatattttattaaaatataataatcaaACTTTTGGGGTCGACCCACCTCCTTATATGTAGAATCGTCCCTGTTGGGGCCTTGAACTCATGCGGTAGGTCGTAGGTTCAAACTTTGGGGTAGCTAGGAAAGGTTTGGGAAATGGTCATGAACTTTTTCGGATAGACTGCGTACATCATAGTTAAAAATATTCGCCTTCCCGGTAACTTGAACAGGGAAAATCTCATTACTCTAGATTCTTTTTGTTTTTCACTAGTTCAATAAATTGGTTAGTTCATGAATGTGTACCTCTTGCCCTCTTCAACTTTGTTGATAAAGGGTTATTCAATAAATTTATATCTTTCGTGGTGTCCATGCAAAACGTACACCTTTTTGACATAATAAACTTTTATCTTTATGTCTTTGATTGACAGCTTCCTGCAGACGCAAAAATACCCCGATCAGCCTGCACCAAGACGTACGAGGTTAAGGAGTCTCAAGATGTTGTATGGATATGGATGTCACATAAAACACCATCAAATCCTAGCAAAATCCCATGGTTTGAAAACTTAGATCGACCCGGTTTTAGAGATTTTGCCATGATTCATGAGCTTCCTTATGATCATTCCATTCTTCTTGAAAACCTAATGGATCCTGCTCACGTCCCAATTTCACACAATCGAACAGATATGAGTGCCAAAAGGGAAGATGCTCAACCACTCCATTTTAACGTCACAGAAAGAACCGATCGAGGGTTCGCTGGCTGGTGGGGCCGGGAAGCCGAAAATACCACACCGAGCTTTTTAAGATTTGAAGCACCGTGTAATCTTCAAAACAACCGTGAAATTGTTGATAAAGACGGGGTGATCAATTACTTCTCGGGCATTTTCTTATGTAGACCGACAGGTCAAGGAAAGTCAATGCTGATCGTTCGATTTGGAAGCACAAAAAAACGACCGCCACTAGCGAACTTATTTCCCGAATGGTATTTCCATCAAAACGCTGCAAAAGTGTTTGAACAAGATAAGGGATTTTTATCATCTCAAAACGAGATTTTGATAAAAGAAAAAGTACCCACGAAGGAGCTGTATATAAACTTACGATCGTCTGATACATGGGTAGCCGAGTATAGAAAATGGATGGATAAAGCGGGGCACGGGATGCCTTATCATTTTGGGCATAGTACAATTTCAATGCCAAAAGAGCCTGCAGTCGTGGAACACGCTCCGGCTGGTTTTGTGGCTAATATTGCCGCTTCTTCGCCTGCAAAAGGTGGAATCGGTACAAAATATGCACCGAATTTAGCGAATAGGTATTTTAGGCACGTGGTTCATTGTAAAGAATGTAGAAAAGTTGTGAAAGGTTATGGGAGATGGAAGAATGGTTTGACTGTGATTGCAGCTATATCGATGACGTTTGCAATTTTGTTAAACGGACGTCAGTGGAAGGCTATGTTTTTGTTGGCTATGGCAGTGTGCGCAGGTGGGGCCTACCTGTGTTCGACGGTTGTGGCGATGAACACCACAAATTTCATAAGAAATCATAGGAGGTTATAGAAAGATGAATCTATGTTCAAATATTGTGGCGGCGAAAATCACTATTCAAACGTTCACTGTGTTGATTTGAACTGTTGCCTTTACTGTTTTACAAATTTGTTGAAATTTTAGTTATGTTGGTAATTCAATTGGCACATATAAACTATAACAAGTTGTTAGATATGTTTAAATGCACATATTTTTGTATTTTCAATTTGTTAACTAACTATAACATGTAAAGAAGACTAGCTTATATTAATAAGCATCTTAAGCCATCATCCAGTGAGATATGATCATATAACTGCTTATATTTGTATTGTACAGGGCAGGCTGCAGATGCCAGATGGTCACATAACTGCTTATATCTGTAATTTTGTATTGTGCAAATGATCACATAACTGCTTATTGTAACGTGCAAATGATCATATAACAGCTTATATCTGTACAAGGATCATATCTGCTAATACATGTAACGTGCAAATGATCATATAACTGGTTATATCTGTATTGTGTGAATGATCTCAACTGCTTATGTGAAAAAACCAAGAACCAGCATTGAATCAATTTTGCTCATTAatttaaattgtaaatatttagACCAGACAAACAAACTCACAAAACAATGCAGATGTCGAACTTTGTAGTAAACAAATAGGGTGCTACTTTTCCATAAATCGGAACCAACAGACATGGAATGAAAAAGTCTCATTACCAAAATGTTAACAAGTGCATACAAAGCCTTATCTAGTGATAGAACAGGATTCATAAATTTAATTCCAAACAAAATCTTTGAAATAAACAAAACTCAGGCCTTGAAATAACACGGGTCCAACTAACCACATAGAGATCGCATCTAAAGATCTTGTACGCTCAAACCTGCATCATACATACAATCAGTAAGAACCAAGTGCACATTAATCAATACAATATGTAAAATACACAAATCTATTAAGTCTTGTTCTTTCAAATTACAAAACAAAAGTATACAGACCTGGAGGAAGTGACTGCTTCAGCTTATTAGCTTTCTCGGCATCAAAGACACATAGGGTGTAGAGGTACTTTGAGCACCTAACCTTAAACTTAACAACATCCTTGCTTCTCTTGATTTTCACCGAACGAGCATCCTTCCTTCTTGCAGTAAGAAGAAAATCCTTAATCTCGTGAATTTGCTTAGGCTGATCAAACAATTAACACAGTGAGTACACAAATAAAATTGTAAAGGTACAGCTAAACACATCATAACAATCTTCTTATAACTAAATTGAAATATATCGTGAATTACAAAACAAGCCCAAAAGTTAACATCTAAAGAGATAAAAAAAAATAGCTTATTAACATGTAGAGGCACACCTTAATGCGATCAACATAGTTAACTGGTAAACAAAGGTTAACATTTAGTATGATTTTGTATCGACACAAATATAGACATATAAAATACTAATGTTACATCATACTCCAAAATAGCACAAACCAATACAACCCTGATTACACCAGTAAAATAGCAGGGATTTGCTATTAGTTCATAAAATTTACTgtaaataaaaactttataaagAACTATTTGACCCTAAAAAGACATTAAAACAGTAATGTCACCACATCATACAAAATAACATAAAATTTTAAAGAAGTATAACATAGCAAAACAACTCTGATAACACCAGAAAAAATAGTAGCATTTGCTATTAATTCATAAAATGTACTCAAAATACAAACTTCATAAAGAACAGAGTATTTTACCTTAAGTTACCACATCATACAAAATAACATACTCCGTAACAATTTTAAGAGGTATAACATATCAATACAACACTAATTACACCAGTAAAACAGTAGCATTTGCTATTAATTCATAAAATTTACTCAAAATACAAACTTTATAAAGAACAAGAGTATTTAACCCTAAATCCAATGTAATCGGACACATCTTTTTGAGTTAGAATGCGAATTAAATTCCTTTCAGCTGATTACAATAAATTTACTTAATTTATAACGAAATGAGAGCAATTTCAACCTGTTATGTTCATTAATTACAAAAGCCACAATCGATTTAATCAGCAATTCATATGAAATGATCTAAACAACAATCAGAAAAATCATAGCAATAGCTGAGAAAGCATAAAACAATAATCAATGGTTCAATTAGAATGAGAGATTACCATTTTGGAGAGCGAAAACGGCAGAAACAAGCGAGTGTTGCAGCTGAAACCCTAATTCAGGAGACGATATTAGGAACTTGTAGGGTTTATATATAAGCCCCTTTTCTAATATAACCCTAACGATTTTATTAAGGCCCATACAAATGGATTGGGCCTCAGTAGACATGTATTTCATTGTTACAGTACCATTATTTGGAATCTGTTAAGATTTATTATCTCAAAAATCAAATAATTACAATGTTTTCACTAGAATTAGTTTATAACCCGCGACGGgatttattaattaaaataattgtaattagtttaaataatgTAAAGAAGCATGTCAAGTCTATTCATATTGATTTGTAAATGATTTTATTAGTATGAGGTTTATGTAGTTGATCCTTTGTTGTATTATTTTTCGTTCTTCGTGCTCCGTCTATTGTGTTAAAAATTCTTGAGAGTAAAAGAAGAGTTTTTTTTGGGGGGCGGGTCGGGTTCGGGGCAAAAATTCTCGTGGATCAAATGGAAAAACGTGGTTAATAATTACGGGAATGAGGGATTAAATATTGGGACTCTTAAAGACAAAAACCTTGCTTTGTTgggtaagtggtggtggaggtttaacacCGAAACCGACTCACTTTGGGTAAAACATATACGTAGTGTCTATGGTTTGTGCGGTGGCTCGAGTATATTTTCATCACTCTTCAGCATCGGTTATATGGTACAAAATTATTGTAGCAGCTACTTCATTGGAGGACTCTCATGTTCCGCTCAAGAACTCCTTCACTAAATTAATTGGTAATGGAGGATCTACTTCTTTTTGAAACGAGCAATCGATTGGTTCTCATATTTTATGCAATTTGTATCCGCGGATTTACAGGCTGGAAAACAACAAGCAAGCGTCTGTCAGCTAGGAACGAGTTCTAAAGGATGATAATGGTACAACTATCACATGGAATTGGCCACACGAACCTTCAGGCCGCACAACAGACGAATTGGAGAATCTGATTACTTTGCTATCGTCATTCACGTACAACTATAGCAATCGAGACACGTGGCAATGGAATCTAACTTGTAACCGTTTGTATACTGTCAAAAAACTAGCAGCAATAATCGATGAGCAACTACTAGGTCCATATTGTTCGCAGCAGGAAACACTCTGCAACAAATTGGTGCCGAAAAGGATTGATATCTTCATATGGAGAGTACAAAAAACGTATATTGGTTAGAACCGAGCTTGATAAACGAGGTATTGATATGCATAGTGTTCAATGTCCGCTTTGTGATGATTATTTGAAAACGGTGGAACATTCGTTGATCTTTTGCAAACACGCAATAGAGATTTGGGATAGAGACAAAAAATGCACAGTTTACCATTTACTTTTTAACTATTTTTTTTTTGTCTTATGTGTAAAAGTTAAGAACATaaagattatttatttatttatgaaagtgaactacttaaaataaaaataaaatactgaaTTATTAAAATGTAATCATCTCACATCTTATAATGAAACGATTACTCCATTGCCGGGCAAAACAGCTAAACTAAACACCATCACAGGCGTAACTCTAGAGATTATCAAATCAAAATAAAATACTGATAAATAATCAACAAAGCGCGggaaaataattaaattaaaaaaatcaACGGAATGGGGAGTTACACATTTACACatacatttttaatttttttattcccAAAACAAACACATACATTCCACCTTAGAACACAGCTACCCCACTTTTTAATCCATCTCTTTTGAAACCctaattaacatcatcatcatcatcaatcaatgGCGCCGTCCAAGCGTAAAACTGACGCTAAAGTCGATTCGACTCAAACTACAACAAGAGTCACTCGCAGCTCCACGCGCCAAGCCACTACCACTACCAAGCCGGTTACCGAGCCGGTTCCAAAAGCCAAGAAGGCTAAACTTACTCCTAAACAGAAACCTGAACCAAAACCTAAATCCACCGAAGCACCGGTGGTTGCGGTGGCGGATAAGGGTGGAAATGGGTCTAAGACGATTGTTATTGAACACtggtatattatttatttatttatttttgttttttttttccatTTCCCCCTATTtttttgtaacttattattgtatGCTGGTTTAAATTATGTTTCCGGTTTGCATTTTTAGGTAGGTGAGTGAATATTTGACTGTTAGGTTTATTTTGCCTTATGTATATAGAGTGAGTTTTGTTAAATTAGAAAATTTTAATGAATAAGAACACTTGTAGTGTGTTAATTTTGTAGAAAAGTGTATGACTTTTTAGGGAAAAGATTGTCTGAATAATTGAAAAATGTAAAATGTGTTCAGATGTgaagtttctttatttatttatttatttttttttttgttaaattaaaGACTACTTCTTTGTTTTATGAGTATAAAATTACACTTCCGAAAACTCATTTTTAATATAAATCTTTTTGAAAAATTAGAGCCCTTTTTTTATATAAGAACACTTGTAGTGTTTGGTTCCAGAGTGTTCAACTATGGTAGTTGGAGAATATAATAACCATGTCACCTTTAAATGAAGAAAACATTTATGTATAAGTTGTCAATGAACTAGCAGTTGAAATAGCATTATAGATTTATAGGTAAATAGGTAAAAACTAACACTTTTGTATCTCAGCAAACAGTGCACACAATTCAAGATAAGGGCTGTGAAGGTGAAGGATGGTTTGGAGAATGCTGTATCTGACATTACTGTGCTCGTTAACCCGGAAAAGGTATTCCATTCGACGCATAATCTAATTTTCAACTAAttcttttttaattttattttccaatTACTCACATCGATTGATTCTATTATGCCTTCGGTTGGTACATTGTGTTGCCTATTCAATCTATTAGCTTTTTTAACATACACATTGTTATTCATACTGACAATTTATAAGGTTCTTTGTTTTGGTGGTTTCGTATCCGTGTTTATTTCTCTTCAGTCCTCACTTAAGTTGATTTTTCTTCTGAAAGAGCTACCTAAGTACATTCTTTTTCCTATTAATTCATGACATGACAATTTTTATCCAATTTCCCATCTTTCATACTCGCTATGAGCAAGGTTGCAGAAATCGCTACTCGGGGACTGCTGTGGCGGAACcaggatttttttcaccgggggcaaaataATTTTTGACAAATACGGAGGCGTTTGGGCAAAATTCTGAGTCTTTTGGGCAAAATATAAAGGCTTTTGAGCAAAATACGTACTCTTGTGCAAAATATAAAGGCTTTGAGAGCAAAATATGTAGACTTTTGAGCAAAAAACTAAAAATTTCCACTGGGGGTAAAATGAAAAAATCCGAATTTTTTGCATTAAAAATTACAAATCCACTGGGGGGCGGGTGCCACCCCCTACCCCTTAGTAGTTTCGCCTGTGTCGGGGAGTACTTATTCGGGgctttttagggagtactcggaAAACTCGGGAAGTATGTGGgtagtactcggatgttgaccaagtttgactttgatctATTCTGACCGTGCTTTTACCGTTTTTCTAGTAATCCCGAGTTCGGACTGATTTTCCGTGTAATACATAGTTTTGGCCGAGTTTGACCAACTTTTGACCAAGTACTCGACGAGTAATTCCGAGTTCTACAACAATGGCTATGAAATTAATTGCGCCGTTTTATAAATATTGATTTTTTCTTAACTGCAGCCGAGAAGGGGATGCTTTGAAGTACGAGAAGTAGGTGGCAAGAAGTTCATCAGTCTTCTGGTAatctttttattatattttaattttacagacattttataatataatatataatatacctaACTTATAAGAAAACAAAACGTTGCAAATTTTAATAGCTACAAGATATGGTGTCAACATTATCATTCCTTACCATAATTTGCATGAGCAAGAAACTTGATAAAACCTTGTTATATGCAGGATATGAAACGACCATT
This window of the Rutidosis leptorrhynchoides isolate AG116_Rl617_1_P2 chromosome 7, CSIRO_AGI_Rlap_v1, whole genome shotgun sequence genome carries:
- the LOC139857358 gene encoding protein TIC 55, chloroplastic-like, coding for MSLLLHYPFLFNRVSSLHNYKTPSITFSQTQISKLFKNPHTNYWAPKCTAVASPEISKDDVFVGEEKGRVEVVDYDWTEEWYPLYLAKQIPEDAPLGLTVFDKQVVLFRDGKGDLHCYQDRCPHRLAKLSEGQLVDGRLECLYHGWQFEGAGKCVKIPQLPADAKIPRSACTKTYEVKESQDVVWIWMSHKTPSNPSKIPWFENLDRPGFRDFAMIHELPYDHSILLENLMDPAHVPISHNRTDMSAKREDAQPLHFNVTERTDRGFAGWWGREAENTTPSFLRFEAPCNLQNNREIVDKDGVINYFSGIFLCRPTGQGKSMLIVRFGSTKKRPPLANLFPEWYFHQNAAKVFEQDKGFLSSQNEILIKEKVPTKELYINLRSSDTWVAEYRKWMDKAGHGMPYHFGHSTISMPKEPAVVEHAPAGFVANIAASSPAKGGIGTKYAPNLANRYFRHVVHCKECRKVVKGYGRWKNGLTVIAAISMTFAILLNGRQWKAMFLLAMAVCAGGAYLCSTVVAMNTTNFIRNHRRL
- the LOC139858855 gene encoding uncharacterized protein, whose amino-acid sequence is MAPSKRKTDAKVDSTQTTTRVTRSSTRQATTTTKPVTEPVPKAKKAKLTPKQKPEPKPKSTEAPVVAVADKGGNGSKTIVIEHCKQCTQFKIRAVKVKDGLENAVSDITVLVNPEKPRRGCFEVREVGGKKFISLLDMKRPFGPMKALDMDAVISDIIDQVK